GATCAAATGCGATTGAAAGCGGAAAAGAGGGGAACCCATGAATCCGGATCAAAAGCAACGCTATTCCCGGCAGATACGATTCGCCCCGATCGGCAGGGAGGGTCAGGAGCGGCTCGGACAAAAGAAAGCTGTCATCGTCGGCATGGGCGCACTCGGAACGGTGCTGGCCAATCACATGGTCCGCGCCGGAGTGGGACATGTGCGGTTGATCGACCGCGATTTTGTCGAGGAAAGCAATCTTCAGAGGCAGATGCTTTACGATGAGGAAGATGCCCGCCAGCATCTGCCGAAAGCCGTGGCCGCGACGCAAAAATTGCAGGCCGTCAATTCCGGCATCACGATCGAAGGCGTGATCGCCGACCTCGGGCCGGTCAATGCCGAGTCCTTGCTCGCCGACGCCGACCTGATCCTCGACGGCACGGATAATTTCCAGGTCCGGTATCTGATCAACGACGTGGCCGTCAAGCATCAGATCCCCTGGGTCTATGGCGGCGTGGTCAGCGCGAGAGGCATGTTTGCCGTCATCCGGCCGGGCATCACCCCTTGCTTCCGCTGCCTCTTCCCTCACGCGCCGGCCGGCCGGGGCGAGACCTGCGACACGGTCGGCGTCATCGGCCCCGCCGTCCATCTCGTCGCCTCCTACCAGGCCACCGAAGGCTTGAAATTGCTTGTCGGTGCCGAAGACAGGCTGAATCCCCACCTGGAGCAGTTCGACATCTGGCACAATGATCAGCTGCAGATGGATATCCGCGAGGGAAAAAACCCCAACTGTCCCGCCTGCGCGAAGAGGAGCTTCAGCTACCTGGACAGCGGAGATGCGGAGACGGAGGATTTCGCTACGCTCTGCGGCAGGGACACGGTGCAAATCAGTCCGACACATCCGCGAACGGTCGATCTGGAGCAGCTGGCCGAGAGGTTTCAGCGCATCGGACGCGTGGAAAAAAATCCGTTTTTGCTCCGCTTTCACGCGGACGATTATACGCTTGTCTTTTTCAAAGATGGACGGGTGCTCGTACAGGGAACGGATGACATCGGCGTGGCCCGGATCTTGTACGCCAGGTATGTGGGACATTAAGCTCAGGAAAAACAGAGAAGTCCAATCAGGCGAAGCTGCAATCAAAAAAGGTGCTGTCCGGCTATTTGCGGACAGCACCTTTCTCTTTTTTTGATCTAACACCCAAACGGAGTAACCCGTTTTATTTCATCTCGGCAATCTCTTTTTGGATCTTGTCGAGGAAGGCCGCCACGGTCATGGCGCCTTCGTCACCCACACCGCGCTTGCGTACGGAGAGGGTGCCCTCTGCCACTTCGTTTTCCCCGATGACCAGCATGTACGGGATTTTTTGCACTTGCGCTTCGCGGATTTTGTAGCCGATTTTTTCGTTGCGCGCATCCAGTTCTACGCGAATGCCCGCCTGCTCCATTTGTTCCTTCACTTTTTGCGCATACTCCACATGAACCTCGTTGATGGTCATCAGGCGCACCTGCACCGGCGTGAGCCAAACCGGGAACGCGCCTGCGTAGTGCTCGATCAGGATGCCGATAAAGCGCTCCATCGAACCGTACATCGCGCGGTGCAGAACGACCGGGCGGTGCTTTTCGTTGTCCTGGCCGACATAGCTCAGGTCGAACTTCTCCGGCATCTGGAAGTCGAGCTGGATGGTGCCGCATTGGTGGCGGCGCTTCAGCGCGTCTGTGATCTGGAAGTCGATCTTCGGACCGTAGAAGGCGCCGTCTCCCTCCTTGATCTCATACGGCATGCCAGCCTGCTCCAACACGTTTTTCAGCGAGGTTTCGGCGATCTCCCACAGCTCGTCGGAACCCATCGAGTCTTCGGGACGCGTGGACAATGCGACACTGTACTCGAAGCCAAACACCTTGTAGATCCGGTCGATCAGTTGGATCATGTTTTTGATTTCGCTCTCGATCTGGTCAGGACGCACGAAGACGTGGGCATCGTCCTGGCAGAAAGTGCGCACCCGGAGCAAGCCGTTCAGCGCGCCGGAGTATTCGTGGCGGTGCACCTGGCCGAATTCGGAATAGCGGATCGGCAGGTCCCGGTAAGAGTGCATTTTGTTTTTGTAAATCAGCATATGGCCCGGACAGTTCATCGGCTTGAGCGCATACGTGGTGTCGTCCACCTCGGAGAAGTACATGTTTTCATGATAGTGATCCCAGTGGCCGGACTGGAGCCAGAGACGCTGATTCATGATAAACGGCGTGCGCACCTCTGTGTAATGGGCGAGCTGCTGCAAGCGGCGGGAGAACTGTTCCAGCTCGTTGCGGACAGTGAAGCCGTGCGGCAGGAAGAAAGGCATGCCGGGCGCTTCTTCGGAGAACATGAACAGCTCCAGCTCTTTGCCCAATTTGCGGTGATCCCGTTTTTTCGCTTCTTCGATGAAATGCAGGTACTCGTCCAGCTCCGCTTTTTTCGGCCAGGCTGTGCCGTATACGCGCTGCAATACCTGGTTCTCCGACTTGCCGCGCCAGTATGCGCCGGCTACGCTCATCAGCTTGAAGGCCTTGATATAGCCGGTAGACGGCAGATGCGGGCCGCGGCACAGGTCGAAAAATTCACCCTGCTCATAGATGGTGATGACTGCATCCTCTGGCAGATCGCGGATCAGCTCCAGCTTCAGATGATCGTTCAGCTCGGAGAACATGGCCAGCGCTTCTTCGCGGCTTACCTCTTTGCGGCGGATCGGCAGGTCCTGCTTGATGATTTTTTCCATCTCGGCTTCGATTTTGGGGAGGTCGTCCGGCGTGAGTGCTGCCGGGATGTCCATATCGTAGTAGAAGCCGTCTTCGATGACAGGGCCGATTCCCAGTCTCACCTCTTTGCCGTACAGTCGCTTGACTGCCTGGGCCAGCAGGTGAGCGGTGCTGTGCCGATAGACTTCCAGACCGTCGGCGGAGTCCAGCGTCACGATTTCGACAGCGGCATCCTCCTCGACTGGCGTATAGAGATCGACGACCTTGCCGTTTATTTTTCCGGCTACCGCCTTTTTCTTCAGGCTGGAGCTGATGGAGCCGGCGATTTCTTCGATGGAGACGCCTGCTTCATAGGGACGGACGGCGCCGTCGGGAAAAGTCACATGAATTTGTGCCACAAGCCATACTTCCTTTCCAGTTTCAGTTTTTTTCATTTCAGGGAAATCAAAAAAGCACTGCATCCCCAAAGGGACGAGTGCTTGTTACCCGCGGTACCACCCTTGTGAACTGCCTCTCTCCTCTGCTGCTGTGCGCCAGGCCATGCCGGGCCGCGGGCGGAGAAGAGATCAAGGCAGAACGCTTTGATCCAAATAACGGTGTAAACCGGCTCGCCGATACTGCAGAGGGAAGAGACTCCGCTCTGTTCGTTCCCGGCGGCTACTCGAAGGGGGTAAAGCAATACCTGCATGCAGCGGGCTTCCAGCCTGTGACCCGCCTCTCTGAAGCTGCGACAGCATTCTTCATGTCCTTCTCATTGTATTTTCCGTGTGGAGTTGTTTTTCGTATTATAAAGGAGTCGGTTTGTTCCCGTCAAGTATGCGTCTGCCCGACAGGCAAAGGGAGCAGGAATGACAGGTGACCGTCCGCGCTTCGAAAATGCTTCTCACGGTCTGGATCAACGGGAGCCTGTCCTCGCCCAGATGAAGGATGATCCGCTCCGGCGCCAGCGTGACCAGGGCACTGACCAGATAATCCTCTTCCCGGCAGCGCTGCTCCTCTACGCACAGGATCGCATCCAGCTGCTCCAGAAAGATTCGATTCCCCTGTTTGTCATAGAGATGGAAAGGTTTGTCCACACTAGGAACGACGTGCACCACTTCCTGCTTCGTCTCCTGATCCGCGACGAAGTAACGCAGGAGGTCCACGAATTCCTGGTACTGCTGATCCTCCAGATAGTCGTCCAGACCGGTCTCCACCAGTTCGAACAGGTCATTCCAGTGCTCCTGCAGCCGAAAGCGGACAAAACCGAGCACGTTTAACTGCCGCTCGTCTTCGAAGTAGTCAAAGACCTTTCGGTAGACCTTCGCTTTCCTCGTCGACATGTGCAGGGCACTTTCGGTGAAATCTTGTTCCAGACAGAGCCGATGGATAAACGGGAGGACAGACGGCCACTCCTCTTCGAGCAGCTCCGCCTCCATCAAGTCGGCTGCCATCTCTTCCATGACTTCCGGCTCTTTGACGCGGAGGACCCACTCGGCCACTGCCAATGCGATAAACGCCCGCGCCCAGTCGATCGTCTCCGCGTTGTACTCTTCGCGGCACCAGCTCTGGAAGCGGAACAATCTATAGTCACCCTGCTCGTATTCCTCATATGTAATGCATACCGGATCGGTCTTGACCCGCTCCGTCAAGTCCCCCAAAATGGAGCGAAACGCATCACAATGAGCAGGGATATTTTCAAATAACAGGGCGTACACTTGCATCTTGATCCCCCCAATCCGCAATGTAGTTACAGTATATGTCCCACCAGGGGCGATATACTTTTAAACGGATGGAAAGAGCGGGAAGGTTGCAGGGCAAATAAAAACACGACGCCTGCGAGCGGCGCCGTGTACGTTTTTCTTTTCTCTGGGCATGGTGCAACTGGTTAATTTTGCATCACAAAGTCCACTTCGGCCTGCTCGCCTTCCTGGAAGACGCGCAGGATCTCGTACTTGGTGTTTCGCTGTGCCGGGATTTTCCCCGCCTCCCTGATCAATTGCAGGATCAGGTTGGTATTTACCTTATAGGCGCATTTGGCTGCCGACACGACATTTTCCTCCATCATCGTGGAGCCGAAGTCATTGG
This sequence is a window from Brevibacillus composti. Protein-coding genes within it:
- a CDS encoding ThiF family adenylyltransferase: MNPDQKQRYSRQIRFAPIGREGQERLGQKKAVIVGMGALGTVLANHMVRAGVGHVRLIDRDFVEESNLQRQMLYDEEDARQHLPKAVAATQKLQAVNSGITIEGVIADLGPVNAESLLADADLILDGTDNFQVRYLINDVAVKHQIPWVYGGVVSARGMFAVIRPGITPCFRCLFPHAPAGRGETCDTVGVIGPAVHLVASYQATEGLKLLVGAEDRLNPHLEQFDIWHNDQLQMDIREGKNPNCPACAKRSFSYLDSGDAETEDFATLCGRDTVQISPTHPRTVDLEQLAERFQRIGRVEKNPFLLRFHADDYTLVFFKDGRVLVQGTDDIGVARILYARYVGH
- the thrS gene encoding threonine--tRNA ligase is translated as MAQIHVTFPDGAVRPYEAGVSIEEIAGSISSSLKKKAVAGKINGKVVDLYTPVEEDAAVEIVTLDSADGLEVYRHSTAHLLAQAVKRLYGKEVRLGIGPVIEDGFYYDMDIPAALTPDDLPKIEAEMEKIIKQDLPIRRKEVSREEALAMFSELNDHLKLELIRDLPEDAVITIYEQGEFFDLCRGPHLPSTGYIKAFKLMSVAGAYWRGKSENQVLQRVYGTAWPKKAELDEYLHFIEEAKKRDHRKLGKELELFMFSEEAPGMPFFLPHGFTVRNELEQFSRRLQQLAHYTEVRTPFIMNQRLWLQSGHWDHYHENMYFSEVDDTTYALKPMNCPGHMLIYKNKMHSYRDLPIRYSEFGQVHRHEYSGALNGLLRVRTFCQDDAHVFVRPDQIESEIKNMIQLIDRIYKVFGFEYSVALSTRPEDSMGSDELWEIAETSLKNVLEQAGMPYEIKEGDGAFYGPKIDFQITDALKRRHQCGTIQLDFQMPEKFDLSYVGQDNEKHRPVVLHRAMYGSMERFIGILIEHYAGAFPVWLTPVQVRLMTINEVHVEYAQKVKEQMEQAGIRVELDARNEKIGYKIREAQVQKIPYMLVIGENEVAEGTLSVRKRGVGDEGAMTVAAFLDKIQKEIAEMK
- the ytxC gene encoding putative sporulation protein YtxC; translated protein: MQVYALLFENIPAHCDAFRSILGDLTERVKTDPVCITYEEYEQGDYRLFRFQSWCREEYNAETIDWARAFIALAVAEWVLRVKEPEVMEEMAADLMEAELLEEEWPSVLPFIHRLCLEQDFTESALHMSTRKAKVYRKVFDYFEDERQLNVLGFVRFRLQEHWNDLFELVETGLDDYLEDQQYQEFVDLLRYFVADQETKQEVVHVVPSVDKPFHLYDKQGNRIFLEQLDAILCVEEQRCREEDYLVSALVTLAPERIILHLGEDRLPLIQTVRSIFEARTVTCHSCSLCLSGRRILDGNKPTPL